A stretch of Pygocentrus nattereri isolate fPygNat1 chromosome 8, fPygNat1.pri, whole genome shotgun sequence DNA encodes these proteins:
- the ahcyl2a gene encoding adenosylhomocysteinase like 2a isoform X6: MPALMILRKAAQGEKPLVGARIVGCTHITAHTAVLMETLSALGAQCRWAACNIYSIQNEVAAALAERGVPVFAWKGESEDDYFWCIDSCVNVEGWEPNLILDDGGDMTHWIYKKYPQLLKNIKGIVEESVTGVHRLHQLYKTGKLCGPAINVNESVIKQKFDNFYFCKESILDGLKRTTDVTLSGKQVLVCGYGEVGKGCCAALKGLRAIVYVTEVDPICALQACMDGFQLARLNEVIEMVDIVITCTGNINVVLREHLEHMKNGCIVCNMGHSNTEIDVTSLMTPELTWRRIRAHVDHIIWPDGKIIVLLAEGRLLNLSCSTVPVYVLSITATTQVLALIELFNAPERGYKQDIYVFPRKMDEFVAALHLQNFDAHLTELTDEQVKYIGVNKNGPFKPSYYRY, translated from the exons ATGCCAGCACTGATGATCCTGAGAAAGGCTGCCCAGGGGGAGAAGCCACTAGTGGGTGCTAGAATAGTGGGCTGCACCCACATCACTGCACACACGGCT GTGTTGATGGAGACTCTGTCTGCGCTGGGTGCTCAGTGTAGATGGGCTGCCTGTAATATCTATTCCATCCAGAATGAAGTGGCTGCAGCACTTGCAGAAAGAG GTGTACCTGTGTTTGCATGGAAAGGAGAGTCTGAAGATGATTACTTCTGGTGTATAGATAGCTGTGTTAACGTGGAAGGCTGGGAGCCAAACCTG ATTCTTGATGATGGAGGAGATATGACACACTGGATCTATAAGAAATATCCCCAACTCCTCAAGAATATCAAGGGCATTGTTGAAGAGAGTGTCACTGGAGTTCACAG ATTACACCAGCTGTATAAGACTGGAAAGCTGTGTGGTCCAGCCATAAATGTCAATGAGTCAGTGATAAAGCAAAAGTTTGACAACTTCTACTTCTGCAAGGAGTCTATACTGGACGG ACTGAAGAGGACCACTGATGTTACTCTGAGTGGGAAGCAGGTGCTTGTCTGTGGTTATGGAGAG gTGGGAAAAGGCTGCTGTGCTGCACTGAAAGGGTTGAGAGCAATTGTGTATGTGACAGAAGTTGACCCCATTTGTGCTCTACAGGCCTG CATGGATGGTTTTCAACTGGCCAGACTGAACGAGGTCATAGAAATGGTGGACATTGTTATTACCTGCACAG GAAATATTAACGTGGTCCTGCGGGAACACCTGGAGCACATGAAGAATGGCTGTATTGTATGCAACATGGGACACTCCAACACAGAGATTGATGTG ACCAGCCTAATGACACCTGAGCTGACGTGGCGGCGTATTAGAGCACATGTGGATCACATCATCTGGCCAGACGGCAAAATAATAGTACTGCTAGCAGAG GGTCGACTCCTAAATCTGAGTTGCTCAACGGTGCCTGTTTATGTGCTGTCCATCACAGCCACAACCCAG GTTTTGGCATTGATTGAGCTGTTTAATGCTCCTGAACGAGGCTACAAGCAAGACATTTATGTGTTCCCCAGGAAAATGG ATGAGTTTGTAGCAGCCCTGCACCTCCAGAACTTTGATGCCCATCTAACTGAGCTCACTGATGAGCAGGTCAAGTACATTGGTGTGAACAAGAATGGACCATTCAAGCCAAGCTATTACAG GTATTAA
- the LOC119263904 gene encoding claudin-23-like, translated as MRPSKLVMYGLVLAICGWILNLTSTTSPNWRTVRNITGEQPDLVLQQGIWDICWNIMKKGQKDLLCTRQDQDYFNSQIIEVAQWMTVASLGATVVGLIVVLGAHGWIEKMRWLIAGLGGFIVICSGVAAIIPTAWYAYLLTDIPSPSTNISLGHCIVLGCVGGFMEVLSGFIIFVGLCRGSCNQEHKERRENTAPDSIRNPFPFRKISKESNVPYVRDSLRDDDDAL; from the coding sequence ATGCGACCATCAAAATTAGTAATGTATGGACTGGTCTTGGCAATTTGTGGCTGGATTTTGAACCTGACCAGCACAACATCACCTAACTGGCGTACTGTCCGTAACATCACTGGAGAGCAACCTGATCTGGTGCTACAACAAGGCATATGGGACATCTGCTGGAACATAATGAAAAAAGGACAGAAGGACTTGCTTTGTACCCGCCAGGACCAAGACTACTTCAACAGCCAAATCATTGAGGTTGCGCAGTGGATGACGGTGGCATCTCTGGGTGCCACTGTGGTCGGTCTTATTGTAGTTCTCGGAGCTCACGGTTGGATAGAAAAAATGAGATGGTTGATAGCTGGTCTTGGAGGATTTATAGTCATCTGTTCAGGGGTGGCAGCCATCATTCCCACTGCATGGTATGCTTATTTACTGACTGACATTCCCTCTCCGTCCACCAACATCAGTTTGGGACACTGCATAGTTCTGGGATGTGTCGGTGGGTTCATGGAAGTCCTGAGTGGATTTATCATCTTTGTTGGACTTTGCAGAGGCTCTTGCAACCAAGAACACAAAGAGAGACGTGAAAACACTGCTCCAGATTCCATACGTAACCCATTTCCCTTTAGGAAGATCTCAAAAGAGAGCAATGTTCCATATGTTAGAGATTCACTgagggatgatgatgatgctttgtga